ACCTTTAAGGCAACTTCAAAACAGCAGATGGCCTTTTCCACATTCTCTGCTTTGTCCCCCCGAACGCGATCGCAGTAGAGACTGCCCAGATTATTTTGAGTTTCTGCCCATTCTTGGGGATAGGCTTGGCGGGTATCTACCTCTAAGGCAGCTTCAAAACAGCGGATTGCTGATTCTATATTCTCCGCCTTTTCTCCCCCTATACGCTTACAGTAAAGACTGCCCAAATAGCATTCGGTTATAGCCCATTCTTTGTCGGTAAGGACACTACGGATACGCACTGTAGCAGTGCTTTCATAGCCAGCAATGGCAACTTCTAGTTTGCTAGCCCACTCACCTTGAGGAAAGTCCTCAATCCGTCTACTGAAAACGCGAATAGCTGACGCAATGAGTAGTGCTTGTGTAGATGACACTTGGGACAGTTTAGCTCTTGCCCACTCACGCAACACCTGATCTAAACGCTCGTTCAATAGGTCTATGTTAGCTTTTAGAAGGCGATCCACCACTCGCTGCACGACTTGTAGATCGGCATCGCTATCAATAATCGCATCAGTAGTCACCTGCAAGACTTTCTCTAAAAATCTGATATAATCTTTGCGGCTTGGTTTTCTGATGTCGAATCCTTTTGCCATATTGACCAGCAAGCTTCCATCTGTAACTAGATGGATTTATTATGGCGCTTACCTTGTGGGTTGACTCTAATAGCTTAATAAAAAAAGCCATTAGGGTGGAAGCAATCTCCACCCTATGCCATTACTGCATTAGGCTTTAATTCCCTCGGCTTCAGCCACCATTAGCAGTGTCTTTACGACGGAATCAGGGTTAAGGCTAATTGAGTCAATACCTTGCTCAACCAAGAAACGGGCAAACTCAGGATAATCGCTGGGGGCTTGACCGCAAATACCGATTTTGCGATTGTTTTTCTTAGCGGATGCGATCGCCATTTGAATCATCCGTTTTACAGCCTCATTACGCTCATCAAACAGATGGGCAACCAAAGCTGAATCCCGGTCTAACCCCAGAGTTAGCTGAGTCAGGTCATTTGACCCAATTGAGAAGCCATCAAACACTTCGCTAAACTCATCCGCCATAATTACATTGCTGGGCAACTCACACATTACATAAACCTGTAGCCCATTCTTACCTCGTTCTAGACCATGTTTAGCCATCTCAGCTAACACCTTGCGTCCCTCATCAGGAGTACGACAGAAGGGAATCATCAATACGACATTGGTCAAACCCATCTCATCCCGTACCTTCTTCATTGCCAAACATTCGAGAGCAAATGCCTCACGGTAGCGTTCATCGTAGTAACGAGATGCCCCCCGCCAAGCGAGCATTGGGTTTTCTTCTTTAGGTTCAAACTGCGGCCCACCTGGGAGATTAGCGTATTCTTTGCTCTTGAAGTCGCTCATCCGCTTGATGACCGGATTGGGATAAAATGCAGCGGCAATTTTTCCAATGCCTTCGGCTAACTTATCGACAAAGTATTGAGCTTTGTCTTCATAAAGCGCGGTTAGCTTTGCCAACTGCATCTTGACTTCTTCATCCTGCAACTGGTCGAAGTGAATCAGAGCCAAAGGATGCGCTTTAATGTGATTGGCGATGATAAATTCTGATCTGGCTAAACCGACACCATCGCAGGGAAGTGCTGAAAGACTAAATGCTTCTTCCGGATTGCCCACATTCATCATAATTTTGGTGCGGGTGCGGGGCAAGTTTTCGAGAGCTACTTCTCTTACTTCAAAGGGTAATAGTCCTGAATAAACCCTTCCTTCTTCGCCTTCGGAACAAGAAACTGTCACCTCTTGACCTGTTTTCAAAACATCAGTAGCATTGCCGCTTCCTACGATTGCTGGGATGCCCATTTCCCGCGCAATAATAGCTGCATGGCAGGTACGTCCGCCTTGATTGGTAATGATGGCGCTGGCCTTTTTCATAATAGGTTCCCAGTCAGGATCGGTTTTGTTGGTAACTAAAACTTCACCAGCTTGGAACAAGTGGATTTTTTGTACATCGGTCATTACTCTAACTTTGCCTTGACCGATAGCTTCTCCGACGCTGCGACCTGTTACGAGTATTTCACTCTTGTCTTTTAGCTGATAGCTACGCAGGACGTTTTTACTTTTTTGAGATTGTACTGTTTCCGGGCGAGCTTGGACGATAAACAGTTGATTAGTTAAGCCATCTTTTGCCCATTCGATGTCCATCGGTGTGTATGTGCCGCGTACATCGCTGTAGTGGTTTTCGATGGTGCAAGCCCAGTTAGCTAGTTGCAAAATCTCGTCATCGGTGAGGGCAAATTGTTGCTGTTCGCTGAGGGATACTCGCTCATTTTTAATTTGTTTGCAGCCACCGATGTCGCAGATGAGTTTATATTCTTTGCTGCCTAAGCGTTTGGCAAGAATTGGGCGATACCCGTCTTTTAGGGTAGGTTTAAAAACTAGGTATTCGTCGGGGTTGACGGCTCCTTGAACGACGTTTTCTCCTAGTCCATAGGCGGCGGTGATTAAGGCGGCATTTTTAAAGCCTGTTTCGGTGTCTATTGAGAACATGACGCCCGCGGAGGC
The Microcoleus sp. FACHB-831 DNA segment above includes these coding regions:
- the ppsA gene encoding phosphoenolpyruvate synthase; the protein is MVAVIHEQSSQSSKEQSLVLWFDEVGISDIPLVGGKNASLGEMIQQLTSKGVNVPNGFATTAYAYRYFIHKAGLEEKLRSLFSDLDVEDVNNLRERGKKARSLLLHTPFPQELRAAIIEAYKQMCELYGYETEVAVRSSATAEDLPDASFAGQQDTYLHIQGVKSVLGACHRCFASLFTDRAISYRHLRNFDHFEVALSVGIQKMVRSDLASAGVMFSIDTETGFKNAALITAAYGLGENVVQGAVNPDEYLVFKPTLKDGYRPILAKRLGSKEYKLICDIGGCKQIKNERVSLSEQQQFALTDDEILQLANWACTIENHYSDVRGTYTPMDIEWAKDGLTNQLFIVQARPETVQSQKSKNVLRSYQLKDKSEILVTGRSVGEAIGQGKVRVMTDVQKIHLFQAGEVLVTNKTDPDWEPIMKKASAIITNQGGRTCHAAIIAREMGIPAIVGSGNATDVLKTGQEVTVSCSEGEEGRVYSGLLPFEVREVALENLPRTRTKIMMNVGNPEEAFSLSALPCDGVGLARSEFIIANHIKAHPLALIHFDQLQDEEVKMQLAKLTALYEDKAQYFVDKLAEGIGKIAAAFYPNPVIKRMSDFKSKEYANLPGGPQFEPKEENPMLAWRGASRYYDERYREAFALECLAMKKVRDEMGLTNVVLMIPFCRTPDEGRKVLAEMAKHGLERGKNGLQVYVMCELPSNVIMADEFSEVFDGFSIGSNDLTQLTLGLDRDSALVAHLFDERNEAVKRMIQMAIASAKKNNRKIGICGQAPSDYPEFARFLVEQGIDSISLNPDSVVKTLLMVAEAEGIKA